From Fusarium oxysporum f. sp. lycopersici 4287 chromosome 10, whole genome shotgun sequence:
GACCAAGTTGCCTTCACTTTAGACTCCTCGGTAACACGAAAGGCTTCTACTTCAAGCAAATCACTTGCCAGGGTTATAAAACAAAGAGCCCATGGAAACGCCGGTCCCTACGCCCCCATTCTTTGGTCGAGCAGGTCATAACGAGATCTTCGAAGAGGCCAAGAACTGCCTCTCACAACTTGACTCATCTGACCTTGACTCCCAGGAGGCATGTACCCCGTGTTCTCAGTCAAACAAGACAATAAGTTTTCAGGAGCTTCCGCCGTCGATAAAGCAGTCATGCCTTGCACTTCTCGGCTGCGTTTTCGGGCCCTCTTACGAACAGATGATTGCACAAGGAACGAAAAATGAGAACAGATTATGGTCCAATTTACCTTTTTAATCTTCTTCATTTTCGTTAATTAACTTTCTTGGCATTCTTGCATGTAAAAATTATGGATGAATGCCTAATCAGTCAGGATCAGGATCGCCGGGATACGGCGCAGAAGACGAGGGCTTGTACGAATTGCGCGAGGNNNNNNNNNNNNNNNNNNNNNNNNNNNNNNNNNNNNNNNNNNNNNNNNNNNNNNNNNNNNNNNNNNNNNNNNNNNNNNNNNNNNNNNNNNNNNNNNNNNNNNNNNNNNNNNNNNNNNNNNNNNNNNNNNNNNNNNNNNNNNNNNNNNNNNNNNNNNNNNNNNNNNNNNNNNNNNNNNNNNTGGAAAGTGGCACAGCGAATAAGCCGGTTCTGGCGTTCTTGAGACACAGCATCAACTTGGCTCGGCATTTCACTCTGGCAAATGCCATCATATTGGATCTCCTGTTCCAAAAGGCGATTATGGAGTCGATGATTGTCGGGGATGCCAGTAAGTCGCCCTCTTCTTGTTGTATGTATTCAGATACTGACAGAATGCGACAGGTTTGGTTTGCTGGGGTTCTTTTGCGGATGCCGTTTCCGTCATGACTTATCTTGGAGTTCACGCCGAGAAGCTCACTGGGCCTTACAAACCATCGCTGAGTTCAGAACACAAACGGCGTCTTTTTGGTCGAGTTTATAACCTTGACAAAGCCATCGTTGCTTTCACTGGAAGGCCGCCGCTGCTTAATCCGCGCTTTTGCTCgacaccaccaccactggATTTGAGTGACGAGGATCTTCTTGCTGGAGGTGCTGTGCTCGAGAAGGCCGTGTCTGAGCTTGATAGTCGTGGCTGGAGCTTGAGAGGTGGTGTTTATCCTTCGAGTATCTGTCGAGCTGGCTACTTGATGGCTGTGATACTGAACGAAATTATTGACATCAGTCTTGGTTCTGGCTCCATTGCGACTGTTGAGACTATCAGGTGTCCACTACCCCTCCCAGCAACAATGGATGCTCACTAACCCCTCCAGAAATCTGAAGCAACGGCAGTTAAATGTCATTGCCGAACTTCCCAAGTGCCTGGTCTATGATCCCGACGACCCCGCAGACCTTCCACTTCCGCGGGGAGAAATTAGACCCTATGATAAGGACCTTTCTGACCCTCCAGTTGAGACAAATGTCGTGTCTTTAAGGATATTCATCCGGTTGACACACCTACAGAACATGTTCTTGCTGGAAAGGCTACTCCTTCAATACGGATGTCCGGATGAAGGGGATGTTCTTTTGGTTTCGTATGAGATGATCACGCTTACTCTAATGTTCTGGATGCACAAGGATCGGTTCCGTGATATTCGACGAGATATGGAGTGGCTGGTAAGTCTTTTGTCCTACTTATCTTTGAAACGCTCTGACATCTCGTGTAGCTTATGGCCTTTGCAGTACCGGGTGGTGGCATTCTCTGCCTGGAACTCCTCAGTCCCACGTTTCAGGGCAAACATCCCAAGGACAGTCGCCTCAGCCGATCAAGCATTGTCCAGCAACTAAGCTTGCTTGTTGGTTTCCTGGACTGGGTTCACCCATCAGCGCCCAACGGCGATCTCTGCGCAAGTTGCAAGACTATTATTCAGCGCGTGTTGGATTATCATCTCAATAATATAGATCCGATGAGTGATC
This genomic window contains:
- a CDS encoding hypothetical protein (At least one base has a quality score < 10) — translated: MESMIVGDASLVCWGSFADAVSVMTYLGVHAEKLTGPYKPSLSSEHKRRLFGRVYNLDKAIVAFTGRPPLLNPRFCSTPPPLDLSDEDLLAGGAVLEKAVSELDSRGWSLRGGVYPSSICRAGYLMAVILNEIIDISLGSGSIATVETIRNLKQRQLNVIAELPKCLVYDPDDPADLPLPRGEIRPYDKDLSDPPVETNVVSLRIFIRLTHLQNMFLLERLLLQYGCPDEGDVLLVSYEMITLTLMFWMHKDRFRDIRRDMEWLLMAFAVPGGGILCLELLSPTFQGKHPKDSRLSRSSIVQQLSLLVGFLDWVHPSAPNGDLCASCKTIIQRVLDYHLNNIDPMSDLGSLDQFSSGLAGRLNFRFELLNTFDWLNAG